The genomic interval TGTACCCGAATGCAACTAGAATATTTTGCATAATCTTGCCGACCTCGTAGCCGGGCCCGCTGAATTACGGGTCGATGAAACGATCGAGAGTAGTCGTCCTTGTTCCGGCCGATAAATATTCATGGGAAAATTGAATCCACGCGGATCCATCGGATCGCCGTAGTACATCTACATAGTGAACATATGTACATATAGTTCTTGCAATTTCCGCAATAAAATGGACCACTGCTAGAAAATCCTGTATTCGCTGTCCAGTATCGGGGAGATCAAGATACtgtgaaatttttgaaaattttccaatTGCCTGAACGCGCCTGTCGCGCCGGTTGAACCAGGCTAGACAATTCGAGAAGAGATTTTGTCGTGTTGTCGAGAAAAAAACGTTTGGTTAGTGGCACCGTCAGAAGCTACAGGTGGGCCCCCCAACGTGCGTCCCCCTCTGATGCGACGGACCTGAAGCTCGCCGCTCGGTCGGGTCACGTGACTCGATGCTTTCGAAGGGAATGCCGGTGACTGGGCGAAGGGTGGGGGAGGGACGAGAGGCAGTCCTATGTACGCTACTCCGCCAAGCTGACGGCCTACGGCCTACGACTACATACGACACGAGACGACACGAtacgacacgacgcgacacggGACTGACGGAACACGACCGGACCAGACGCGCCACGAGCTACGTAAACGCACACACGAAGAAGGTCACGTCGCACTGCGTGTGTACTGTGTACGGTCGCATATGCGCTCGCGAACAAGAAGGTGCGACCTgcgcgagtcgagtcgagtcgagtcgagtcgagtcgagccgaATCGAACCGGATCGGATCCTAGTGAAACATCAAATTGTGCGACAATGTGGACGTACAGTATTCGTTTTCTCCGTTGTTTTtcatgataaaggatacgacgTCGAAACGTGCCCTAATAAGTGCCATTGGTGAGGGTAGGATGGACGCCTTCGGCATGTACCAAGTGAGTCTGGACAGACAATCTCCCGCGACTCAAAATGGCCTTGGTTTATCGGAATGCTTTCCTCGTTCACGAGATTTCCCGATGACGGTTCGTGTTTTCCGTAAACGATCGCGGCGTACCGCCACCAGATGATTGTCGTGATTTGACAGATGTCATGGTGTTTTTGTTTAGATATGCACATACTACTTAGGTGCCACTatatctgtctctctctttgtctctctctctctctctctctctctctctctctctctctctctcctctgttCGCTCGATGCTGCATGTGTGATGTCATGTCTGAAAACCTAACCTAACATACCAACGGAGTCTGTACACCCATCACGCCCATTCCTGGTACATGCTATGTATTCCGTAAACGAGCTCCTCTCGGTGGAACTCGCGTTTTTTGTCCTACATGATTCTCGGTCCCGGTTTCTTTCCAGCGTCTTCCTGCCGATTGACAGATCGATGTCGATATATGTATAGATGGCTTCAGATGCCTCGATTCCTTGCACGTTAGTTctgtagtttttttttcttttctctccctaAAGAAAATTTCCGATAGCACCTTTGGTAGGAATTTTAACGTAATTTTAacgaaatgtaaatatttttatttgcgtGGCAATAGGATATCTTGCGATCAAACgtacaataaaatttgttttctgtGCAGTTTTCTCAAGGCCTGACCGGCAGGCCAGAACTCTACCAAAAGTCTAACAGGAGCAGTCATTCCAGCGATACGAGTTCAGCGTACAGCGGTTCGGATACAATGACGTCTGTGCAAAGTTCGTTGGATGCGGATCCGGACGACGTTGACCTTTCGGGGCTCGTCGAATCCATAGTGGACAGCGACGAAGAAGAGGATCTGGCGGAGAGCATGGACGTAAGAATTAGTTCAAAGATTCGGATACGACTTTAAACTTGAATCCAAGATTGAAATAAACATTGTCCGCCGTTATTTTCAGAGTCTGACTGTCCGTGATCCGGTCAGAGAGTGCTTGGAGAAAGATCCTATGGAAAGAACGGAAGACGATATAGAGACCCTGTTAGAATTTACGCAACAGTTAAAGGCCTTCACGAACATGACTTTAGCGGTAAGAAGAGCGCTGTGCGCTGTAATGGTGTTCGCCGTGGTGGAACGTGCTGGTATGATAGTTTTAAACGACGGGGAAGAACTGGATAGTTGGAGCGTGCTTATCAACGGTGCTGTGGAAATCGAGCATAGCAACGGAGAAATCGAACAATTGCATCTTGGCGACAGTTTCGGAATCTTGCCCACTATGGAAAGACTATTGCATAGAGGTGTTATGAGGACAAAGTACGTATTGTGCTCTGCGAATTTGCTCCGTCTAACAAAAATATCAATAATCCATCGAAGAAAGTATTACCGAGAAAAATACGATTCACCTTTCAGATGCGACGATTGCCAATTTGTATGCGTGACGCAAGCAGATTACTTTCGAATTCAACATCAAGGCGAAGAGAATACTAGGAGGCACGAAGAGAATGGAAGAGTCATTCTAGTAACAGAATTAAGGGGTGCTCTGGACGGTGGAGCACGTAGGGGTCATGTTGTTATCCGTGGCACTCCCGAACGTTTAATGTTACAACTTATAGAAGAAAACAGTATTACCGATCCCACTTATATAGAAGACTTCTTATTAACTCATCGGACATTTATCGATAGTCCCCTATTAGTTGCGAGTCAATTGTTAGAATGGTTTGATCAAGCACAAGTCAGAGACAGAGTGGCCAGAGTAGTGCTTCTTTGGGTAAATAATCATTTTACAGACTTTGAAACCGATCCATCTATGATGGAATTTTTAGAAGCTTTTGAAACTGGGTTGGAAAGAGAGAAAATGCAGGGACAGCAAAGGTATGTTTAACGCGGCGTCGCGTTATTTAAACGTTCAAGTTAAAGCTAAAGTTGTCGAAGCGTTATCgtttcaatttcttttctttttcatcgaTTACAGGTTACTAAATATTGCCTGCGCAGCGAAGGCCAGAACGCGGAACGTAACATTGGCGAGACCCAGTAGGGACGAAGTTTTAAATTTTAGTATTTTAGGCGGTTACGAAAGGGGTTTTGGCATTTTTATCTCAAAGGTCGACAAAAAGTCGAAAGCAGAGGATGTTGGCTTGAAACGAGGCGATCAAATTTTAGAAGTAAACGGACAAAGTTTCGAGCACGTGAGTCACGCGAGAGCTCTAGAAATTTTAAGGGGCTCTACCCACCTCAGTATAACCGTGAAATCGAATTTACTTGGTATGTGGTCATTATTTAATCGCTCTACAATTGCTTATTATAATTCTTTTATACGAGCGATAAATTACTGTTGTAGCGTTTAAAGAAATGCTTCAGATGCCAGACGATTCGCCGAGGCCGCGGGCAAGAGCAAACAAACCCGAAATTTCAAGACTTCAAACGGATCCGCGTGCAAGGTTGTCCACGCACGGTGATCCGATCACCCCTGTAAATCCACTGAACTCGCTAGTGAGCGGTGTTCCGTTATTAATTCCCGACTCTAACATCTCTCCGTGCAAAGACGCTAAAAAGGAACATAAGGGGTTCATGACGCTTGGACCGAAAAGGAGATTACAAAAAGCACTCATGAAAATGAACATACTGCCAAAGAATACTATTAAGTGAGTTCAAGTTGCGAAGGGTGTCGTGAGATTCTAGTTTCGGAAATGGATTATCGTAAAACGCGTAATCTTTTGTTACAGCGACGGTGTACAAGTAGACGATACCCTCGCACCACCTCACACACCGCCGGGAACCGGTCTCTCGCAGACCACTACCAATCTCTATCATTCGAAAAGTAATCCTGATCTAACGTCGTTGTATTGTTACGATGACTTACGAGCGCCGGACTATCCCGAACACGTTTTAAAAGTTTACAAAGCTGATCAAACTTGTAAATATCTTCTCATTCACAAGGAAACGACTGCGCACGAGGTAGACAGATTTATCCGAATATATACAATATGAATATGTATATCGACGGATGATCGAAGCTATCCGCTCTATGCCAATGTACTTCGTTCTAGGTGGTAATGCTTGCTCTTCAAGAGTTCGGTATAACCGAGAGCAGTTCAAACTTTTCCCTAGCCGAAGTTAGCGTCGGAGACGGTGGCATGATCAAGCAACGTAGGTTACCCGATCCGCTTCAAAATCTTGCGGAGAGGATCGGTTTAAGTTCACgatattatttaaaaacgaACGGTATCTCGGAGACGCTCGTAGCAGACGAGCAAGCACCTGAGCTGATTCGCGAATCTCAGGTGCATTTCTTACAATTGAACGCGGTTGAAGTCGCCATTCAATTGACGTTACAAGATTtcagtatattcaggtaaaacGATAGAAATAGTTGCATGGTTCTCCTTAGAAATACCGAGAGCACGTATTTTCATGGAAATTTCTAATCTTAGACAAATCGAATCTACGGAGTACGTGGACGATTTGTTCGAGTTAAAAAGCAGATACGGAGTGCCTATGCTCAGGCAGTTTGCAGAACTAGTCAACAGAGAGATGTTCTGGGTTGTGACAGAAGTTTGTTCCGAACACAACCTCGTTCGACGTAGTAAAATAATaaagcaatttataaaaatagctCGTGAGTAGTTTGCGAATCGTTTATCAAATTTTCTCGAGGAACAACACTTGATTTTACTTTGGAATCGTTCAAtgttcgtcgtcttcgtcgcacAGGTCAATGCAAGGAATGTAAAAATTTCAACTCCATGTTCGCGATCGTGTCCGGTTTGGGTCACGGAGCTGTTTCGAGATTACGAGCTTCTTGGGAAAAACTGCCAAATAAATATCAGAGGCTATTCAGCGATCTGCAGGAGTTGATGGATCCCAGCCGCAACATGAGCAAATACCGACAATTGGTGGCATCCGAACAAACGCAACCTCCCATAGTGAGAGCCACTCTTCTCGCCTTGTTTACGGTCCACAACCGACGGTGGTCTGATTCGACGTTTCTTTCCTTCCGCAGATCCCATTTTATCCCGTGGTGAAGAAGGACTTGACGTTCATTCATCTCGGCAACGATTCCAGAGTGGAAGGTTTAGTCAATTTCGAAAAGTTGCGAATGATCGCGAAAGAAGTAAGATCTTTGACAAGCATGTGTTCCTCCCCCTACGACTTGTCGATAATGCTGGAAAGGGGTGGTCAACCACCTAGTTCCGCCATGGTCGCGTTAAATCAAATGACCACTGGCAATCAAGGTAAACCCAACGCTAACCGGTTCGAATACGATCAAGAGTACACATATCATGATTTATTTTCGCTAACAGTATTGCATTGTCCAGGCGGACAAACTGCAACCGTGAAAAGGCGAAAGAAGTCGACCGCTGCGCCGAACCCGAAGAAGATGTTCGAGGAAGCGCAGATGGTCAGGAGAGTGAAGGCTTATCTCGCGAACATGAAAGTGATAACGGACGAGGAACGATTACACGGTCTATCCGTCGACTGTGAACCTCATGCGGGAGCGGTCGCGGTGGCTGCGGCGGTACCTCTAAGCGCGGGCAGAGGAAGAAGACATCCTTCCCCTACTCTGTCCACGACGAGTAGCACTAGCAGCACCAGCGAAGGTAGAAAGAGTATACAGGGTAAGAATCGATCGTATACTCTATGCGTCTAAAATTTAAGAAGAAAGAGACCCCTTCTctcttttcgtttcgtttcgtttcgtttcgtttcgttttaatTATTCGACGTACGCAGGTACAAAGTTTGGTGCAGCGTCACCGCAAGCAGTAAGGAAAATACTTTCGCTCTCCGACCAGCATAAGACTCGTCCGTACCAGCCGAAGCATTGCGTACCACCGCTTCCAGTGCCAGGATTAACCTTGCATTCCAGCGGACCAGAGCCGAGTCCTGGCGCGCCCAGAAGAGTAGGCTCTGGCAGTCGCGTTTCTACGCACGAGAGATCCCATAGCGATACACCTTCCAGTTTATTGCCGCCCGTCGATCTCAGCGCCGAGAGCAGTAGCGTGACCAGCCTGAGCAATCTTCAACCCTTAAGGAAAACGTTGACCAGCGGTGAGTTCGTCGATTTTCATACCGAACAAAATGGTTCGATACGAGATGGTGTCTCTCTATCGGTTCGACGCGCACTTTACATACGTGAATGTTCCACTAATGGATTCTAATGGATACTCTCGGTGTAcctttattttctctatatttgtatttacatttatatttatatttatatttatatttatatttatatttatatttatatttatatctatatatatatatattgctgGAGCTTTAAACAACGACACCTCCCACGGTGCGCTTCTTTACGTTTTTTAGTTATTTCTGAGTTTTGAACGTGCTATGTTATATAATGCGAACACGACGATCAGCAGACACATCTCGTGAAGTGCCATCCTCGTGCACCTTCATTGCTCGTGACATTACACCTGGCCGGGTGTCGGCAACCAGATACTCTCTCATTTTTTTCTGCACGCTGCACAGCCGTTTACGCAATTCATAAATGTTCCATGTTATATTTAGCTTCTCCATTTTTACACGCATCTTGTACGCCGATTATCGTAGCTCGCGCTTCTTTTCGATCAATATTATCGTCCCAAGTACATCACGTataaacatatacatatacatatacatatacatatacatacacatatacgtCTATCTGTCTATCTATCTATGTATGTGTTTATGTACGTATGCATATGTATACGTATACCGCGGTTCCGATCCTAGGGCGAAGCACGTCTGGCTTTAATTTAGATCACCCTCCATGGGACATACGGATGCGTGAATGATTACCTTCTACGATACCATttagaaaattcgattttattatttataatctGTCGATGTTAAGCTGTTTTAAACGATTTAGCATAGCAATTTTTGTGCGCCATATACAGTTCTTTAAATCTTAAGTAACGATTATAGCCTAGAagatatagttgaatatacagCTACACGGAATCTTGTCAAACGTGTTTCATTTATAGGAACTAtacttctctttttcttttggtTTCGGTATAATAATAAGTTCGTTCGTTCGTGTGTACAAATTTTGGATAGAATTATCATGCTTGTACGATCAAAGAATAC from Halictus rubicundus isolate RS-2024b chromosome 14, iyHalRubi1_principal, whole genome shotgun sequence carries:
- the LOC143360884 gene encoding rap guanine nucleotide exchange factor 2 isoform X7 translates to MHKHTSQLRGSGGSGGSGSSSGDSGGPGSGQHVANRGPVRRWNSFHGGGSVGGGASNFNDTVGNGNLPSSMIARAPQEPFRAVPKAVQALRSESVDRSHRVQPPPPPAFPRRRFSVCFGKRTGGSARRPNECFVLESSEMIVIDYPEVHGGRMHRPPHPHPITDHRQVNLVFDDTFSQGLTGRPELYQKSNRSSHSSDTSSAYSGSDTMTSVQSSLDADPDDVDLSGLVESIVDSDEEEDLAESMDSLTVRDPVRECLEKDPMERTEDDIETLLEFTQQLKAFTNMTLAVRRALCAVMVFAVVERAGMIVLNDGEELDSWSVLINGAVEIEHSNGEIEQLHLGDSFGILPTMERLLHRGVMRTKCDDCQFVCVTQADYFRIQHQGEENTRRHEENGRVILVTELRGALDGGARRGHVVIRGTPERLMLQLIEENSITDPTYIEDFLLTHRTFIDSPLLVASQLLEWFDQAQVRDRVARVVLLWVNNHFTDFETDPSMMEFLEAFETGLEREKMQGQQRLLNIACAAKARTRNVTLARPSRDEVLNFSILGGYERGFGIFISKVDKKSKAEDVGLKRGDQILEVNGQSFEHVSHARALEILRGSTHLSITVKSNLLAFKEMLQMPDDSPRPRARANKPEISRLQTDPRARLSTHGDPITPVNPLNSLVSGVPLLIPDSNISPCKDAKKEHKGFMTLGPKRRLQKALMKMNILPKNTINDGVQVDDTLAPPHTPPGTGLSQTTTNLYHSKSNPDLTSLYCYDDLRAPDYPEHVLKVYKADQTCKYLLIHKETTAHEVVMLALQEFGITESSSNFSLAEVSVGDGGMIKQRRLPDPLQNLAERIGLSSRYYLKTNGISETLVADEQAPELIRESQVHFLQLNAVEVAIQLTLQDFSIFRQIESTEYVDDLFELKSRYGVPMLRQFAELVNREMFWVVTEVCSEHNLVRRSKIIKQFIKIARQCKECKNFNSMFAIVSGLGHGAVSRLRASWEKLPNKYQRLFSDLQELMDPSRNMSKYRQLVASEQTQPPIIPFYPVVKKDLTFIHLGNDSRVEGLVNFEKLRMIAKEVRSLTSMCSSPYDLSIMLERGGQPPSSAMVALNQMTTGNQVLHCPGGQTATVKRRKKSTAAPNPKKMFEEAQMVRRVKAYLANMKVITDEERLHGLSVDCEPHAGAVAVAAAVPLSAGRGRRHPSPTLSTTSSTSSTSEGRKSIQGTKFGAASPQAVRKILSLSDQHKTRPYQPKHCVPPLPVPGLTLHSSGPEPSPGAPRRVGSGSRVSTHERSHSDTPSSLLPPVDLSAESSSVTSLSNLQPLRKTLTSGSVTSSDSGHSTQLDSHSGSSVEAGGSPPPPQRRHSAMQDDEDAQVSAV
- the LOC143360884 gene encoding rap guanine nucleotide exchange factor 2 isoform X11, whose product is MHKHTSQLRGSGGSGGSGSSSGDSGGPGSGQHVANRGPVRRWNSFHGGGSVGGGASNFNDTVGNGNLPSSMIARAPQEPFRAVPKAVQALRSESVDRSHRVQPPPPPAFPRRRFSVCFGKRTGGSARRPNECFVLESSEMIVIDYPEVHGGRMHRPPHPHPITDHRQVNLVFDDTFSQGLTGRPELYQKSNRSSHSSDTSSAYSGSDTMTSVQSSLDADPDDVDLSGLVESIVDSDEEEDLAESMDSLTVRDPVRECLEKDPMERTEDDIETLLEFTQQLKAFTNMTLAVRRALCAVMVFAVVERAGMIVLNDGEELDSWSVLINGAVEIEHSNGEIEQLHLGDSFGILPTMERLLHRGVMRTKCDDCQFVCVTQADYFRIQHQGEENTRRHEENGRVILVTELRGALDGGARRGHVVIRGTPERLMLQLIEENSITDPTYIEDFLLTHRTFIDSPLLVASQLLEWFDQAQVRDRVARVVLLWVNNHFTDFETDPSMMEFLEAFETGLEREKMQGQQRLLNIACAAKARTRNVTLARPSRDEVLNFSILGGYERGFGIFISKVDKKSKAEDVGLKRGDQILEVNGQSFEHVSHARALEILRGSTHLSITVKSNLLAFKEMLQMPDDSPRPRARANKPEISRLQTDPRARLSTHGDPITPVNPLNSLVSGVPLLIPDSNISPCKDAKKEHKGFMTLGPKRRLQKALMKMNILPKNTINDGVQVDDTLAPPHTPPGTGLSQTTTNLYHSKSNPDLTSLYCYDDLRAPDYPEHVLKVYKADQTCKYLLIHKETTAHEVVMLALQEFGITESSSNFSLAEVSVGDGGMIKQRRLPDPLQNLAERIGLSSRYYLKTNGISETLVADEQAPELIRESQVHFLQLNAVEVAIQLTLQDFSIFRQIESTEYVDDLFELKSRYGVPMLRQFAELVNREMFWVVTEVCSEHNLVRRSKIIKQFIKIARQCKECKNFNSMFAIVSGLGHGAVSRLRASWEKLPNKYQRLFSDLQELMDPSRNMSKYRQLVASEQTQPPIIPFYPVVKKDLTFIHLGNDSRVEGLVNFEKLRMIAKEVRSLTSMCSSPYDLSIMLERGGQPPSSAMVALNQMTTGNQVLHCPGGQTATVKRRKKSTAAPNPKKMFEEAQMVRRVKAYLANMKVITDEERLHGLSVDCEPHAGAVAVAAAVPLSAGRGRRHPSPTLSTTSSTSSTSEGRKSIQGTKFGAASPQAVRKILSLSDQHKTRPYQPKHCVPPLPVPGLTLHSSGPEPSPGAPRRVGSGSRVSTHERSHSDTPSSLLPPVDLSAESSSVTSLSNLQPLRKTLTSDDEDAQVSAV
- the LOC143360884 gene encoding rap guanine nucleotide exchange factor 2 isoform X3, which codes for MHKHTSQLRGSGGSGGSGSSSGDSGGPGSGQHVANRGPVRRWNSFHGGGSVGGGASNFNDTVGNGNLPSSMIARAPQEPFRAVPKAVQALRSESVDRSHRVQPPPPPAFPRRRFSVCFGKRTGGSARRPNECFVLESSEMIVIDYPEVHGGRMHRPPHPHPITDHRQVNLVFDDTFSQGLTGRPELYQKSNRSSHSSDTSSAYSGSDTMTSVQSSLDADPDDVDLSGLVESIVDSDEEEDLAESMDSLTVRDPVRECLEKDPMERTEDDIETLLEFTQQLKAFTNMTLAVRRALCAVMVFAVVERAGMIVLNDGEELDSWSVLINGAVEIEHSNGEIEQLHLGDSFGILPTMERLLHRGVMRTKCDDCQFVCVTQADYFRIQHQGEENTRRHEENGRVILVTELRGALDGGARRGHVVIRGTPERLMLQLIEENSITDPTYIEDFLLTHRTFIDSPLLVASQLLEWFDQAQVRDRVARVVLLWVNNHFTDFETDPSMMEFLEAFETGLEREKMQGQQRLLNIACAAKARTRNVTLARPSRDEVLNFSILGGYERGFGIFISKVDKKSKAEDVGLKRGDQILEVNGQSFEHVSHARALEILRGSTHLSITVKSNLLAFKEMLQMPDDSPRPRARANKPEISRLQTDPRARLSTHGDPITPVNPLNSLVSGVPLLIPDSNISPCKDAKKEHKGFMTLGPKRRLQKALMKMNILPKNTINDGVQVDDTLAPPHTPPGTGLSQTTTNLYHSKSNPDLTSLYCYDDLRAPDYPEHVLKVYKADQTCKYLLIHKETTAHEVVMLALQEFGITESSSNFSLAEVSVGDGGMIKQRRLPDPLQNLAERIGLSSRYYLKTNGISETLVADEQAPELIRESQVHFLQLNAVEVAIQLTLQDFSIFRQIESTEYVDDLFELKSRYGVPMLRQFAELVNREMFWVVTEVCSEHNLVRRSKIIKQFIKIARQCKECKNFNSMFAIVSGLGHGAVSRLRASWEKLPNKYQRLFSDLQELMDPSRNMSKYRQLVASEQTQPPIIPFYPVVKKDLTFIHLGNDSRVEGLVNFEKLRMIAKEVRSLTSMCSSPYDLSIMLERGGQPPSSAMVALNQMTTGNQGGQTATVKRRKKSTAAPNPKKMFEEAQMVRRVKAYLANMKVITDEERLHGLSVDCEPHAGAVAVAAAVPLSAGRGRRHPSPTLSTTSSTSSTSEGRKSIQGTKFGAASPQAVRKILSLSDQHKTRPYQPKHCVPPLPVPGLTLHSSGPEPSPGAPRRVGSGSRVSTHERSHSDTPSSLLPPVDLSAESSSVTSLSNLQPLRKTLTSGSVTSSDSGHSTQLDSHSGSSVEAGGSPPPPQRRHSAMQGCTGLAVGVGLGVAAGLPPPGTIITTMTTIPTMTSMTTMRPGVGGAQCRQPPAYKVAAQMAKLHRLGRAHSHEGVTYRTEHEDDDEDAQVSAV